Part of the Coriobacteriaceae bacterium genome is shown below.
GAAAGTGCCCTTCTTGAGCACCTCGATGCGGTTAGGGTAGATCTTGACGTCTTTAAACCCGCCCGAACCTTTGTCCTGGAACAGCAAAGTGTTGTTGTCCATGCGTGTCACTCCCATGGGGTTCGCAAAACCTGCCTCTATGGTCACATTTTAGTCACCGAAAGGCTCCCATGCGAAGGTGCCAGACAGCACAGCAATTCGTGTCCGCGCGAGGCTTTAAACTAAATACGATAAAGATGCATTCCACAAGAGGAAAGTGGGGCGACAGTGATGGGCGAACTGGTAAACCGTGGAGAATCGGCAATCGTGCCAGAAGTTTTTTACAAGCAGGTTTCCTCGATTCTCAACGCCGCTCGCGACAAGGCCTATACCGCCGTTAACTTTGCGATGGTTGAGGCGTATTGGGAGATCGGCAAGAGCATTGTTGATGAACAGGGCGGAGAGGAGCGCGCAGCATATGGAGAGGCATTGATTGCAGGCCTCTCCAGAAGGCTTACCGCGGATTTCGGAAGAGGCTTTGGCATCGCAAACCTTCGCAATATGCGTCAGTTCTTTCTTGCGTTTCCAATTCGCGACGCACTGCGTAGCGAATTGAGCTGGACTCATTACCGCAGGTTGATGCGCATTCCCGACCCTGATGCTCGCGCCTGGTACATGAACGAATGCGCCGATTCTCGTTGGAGCACGCGTCAGCTCGAGCGCCAGATCAACACCATGTTCCGTGAGCGCCTGCTTGCCAGCAAGGACAAGGAGGCCGTCACCCAGGAAATCCAAAAGAGCGCCCCGGCTCGTCGCCCCGAGGATATCATCCGCGACCCATATGTACTGGAGTTTTTAGGTTTCTCGGACGATACTGCGTTCCGCGAGAGCGATCTAGAGCAGGCGCTCATCACGCATCTTCAGAAGTTCCTGCTGGAGCTTGGCCGTGGTTTCGCTTTCGAGGCGCGCCAAAAGCGCATCACCTTTGACGGGCGCCATTTCTATATTGACCTTGTGTTTTACAACTATCTGATGCGCTGCTTCGTGCTCATCGACCTTAAGACCGATGACCTTACGCATCAGGACCTGGGCCAGATGCAAATGTACGTGAACTACTACACGCGCGAGCTCATGAACGAAGGCGACAATCCGCCTATAGGCATCGTGCTCTGCGCGGACAAAAGCGACTCGATTGTCGAGTACACGCTGCCCGAAGACAACGACCAAGTGTTTGCCGCCAAATACTTGCCGTATCTTCCAAGCAAGGAAGAGCTGGCGCGCGAGCTGAGTGCCGAGTACCGCGCCATCAACGAAGCGACTAATGGCGAAGCACAAGGATAGCAATACGTTGCGACCGACACCACCGATGGCGCTCCACATCACCCGGGATAAGAGGAGCTTTCCATGACAGACAGACCGAAAACAACACTGCGCGACTGCATCTATGGGCTCGCCGTCGGCGACGCACTGGGCGTTCCTTACGAGTTCAGGCCCCGCGGCACGTTTGAATGCGCGGACATGATTGGCTACGGCACGCATGGGCAGCCCGACGGCACCTGGAGCGACGACACGTCCATGACGCTTGCTACCTGTGACTCGATTAGGGAGCTCGGGCACATCGACACCGCGGACATGCGCGACAAGTTCGTCGGCTGGATTGCCCGTGACGAGTATACAATCGACGGCGTTTTCGATTACGGCGGCACGACCGCCCGCGCCTTGCACACCGGCAAAGGAGGCTCCGGCGAGCGCGACAACGGCAACGGCTCGCTCATGCGCATCGCGCCCCTGGCGTTCACCGATGCGACAGACGAAGAAATCCGTGAGGTCTCTGCAATCACCCACGCTCATAGAACATCGACCGAGTCATGTGTCACGTTCATCGAGCTGTTGAGGTCCGCGATGGACGGAGCGCTCCCCGAATGGGTACTCTGTCTGAAAGATGTACCCGAGCATGAAATCAGATCCGGTGGCTTCGTGCGCGACACGCTTAAGGCAGCCACCTGGTGCTTCGTCAACACTAACAGCTACGAAGAGTGCGTGCTTGCCGCCGTCAACCTAGGCGACGACACCGACACCACCGCAGCCGTCGCAGGCGCCCTCGCCGGCACGGCCTACGGTATCGACGCAATTCCGCAGGAGTGGATCGATACCCTGCGCGGTAAAGAGTTGATAGAGCAGTGTTTGTTTTAGGACACGCCTTTAACGAAGACAATGTCAGTCAACGCAAATGATTAAGGGACCGCATAAATGATGATTACAGAGCGCGCCGTCATGGGTCCGTTCGTCACAGAGCAAAGTACCGTGGGGCCGTACACCGTGTTGGTATTCGAATCCCCGCTGCCGCAGAAAAGGGCCGGTTGCCCCGGCCCTTTAGACATTAGCACCTGCGTTGCCCGCGCTTCCAAAGTTGACCGACTGAGGAGCGGGTTCCGCGGCACACCTTGATTTTGCCCGGTGGGGCGGCTCTTTTGCAGCCGCCCCACCGTTTATTTAGATCTACCACGACGGACAGCTCACACTACTGCGCACTGTCCCGTACCGTTCCCCTACTTCCCAAAGATCGCTGCAAGCAGCCCCTTGCGTTTGGGCTTTTCTTCTCGGTAGGAACCCTCGGCAACCGCTGCCACCTGACGCGCCTGCTCACCGTCTCCACGA
Proteins encoded:
- a CDS encoding PDDEXK nuclease domain-containing protein, with protein sequence MPEVFYKQVSSILNAARDKAYTAVNFAMVEAYWEIGKSIVDEQGGEERAAYGEALIAGLSRRLTADFGRGFGIANLRNMRQFFLAFPIRDALRSELSWTHYRRLMRIPDPDARAWYMNECADSRWSTRQLERQINTMFRERLLASKDKEAVTQEIQKSAPARRPEDIIRDPYVLEFLGFSDDTAFRESDLEQALITHLQKFLLELGRGFAFEARQKRITFDGRHFYIDLVFYNYLMRCFVLIDLKTDDLTHQDLGQMQMYVNYYTRELMNEGDNPPIGIVLCADKSDSIVEYTLPEDNDQVFAAKYLPYLPSKEELARELSAEYRAINEATNGEAQG
- a CDS encoding ADP-ribosylglycohydrolase family protein, producing the protein MTDRPKTTLRDCIYGLAVGDALGVPYEFRPRGTFECADMIGYGTHGQPDGTWSDDTSMTLATCDSIRELGHIDTADMRDKFVGWIARDEYTIDGVFDYGGTTARALHTGKGGSGERDNGNGSLMRIAPLAFTDATDEEIREVSAITHAHRTSTESCVTFIELLRSAMDGALPEWVLCLKDVPEHEIRSGGFVRDTLKAATWCFVNTNSYEECVLAAVNLGDDTDTTAAVAGALAGTAYGIDAIPQEWIDTLRGKELIEQCLF